A region of uncultured Desulfobacter sp. DNA encodes the following proteins:
- a CDS encoding aminotransferase class IV, producing MDTYYIDGQFVSEDEATLSVKDITVLRGFGVFDFLITYNKRPFRLEKHVARLENSARHIGLGLKHSNKEICGIVLRTIEKNPHHKEENIRIVYTGGISSDGVSPQGNGVLMVMATSKHELPEWWYTRGTKVITVDMERFIPEAKSTNYLSAVFAQQKAHSLGAVEAIYKDKDNRLLEGTTTNFFAFKNNTLITPPGGILPGITRDAVLEIIEKKYDIVLDFLPHEDLTDVDEMFLTASNKEIVPIIQVDDTVIADGRPGEKTLALMAEWKAYTTAYGLGEAD from the coding sequence ATGGACACATATTACATTGACGGACAGTTCGTGTCCGAAGACGAAGCCACCCTTTCTGTAAAAGACATCACCGTTCTGCGGGGATTTGGTGTCTTTGACTTTCTGATTACCTATAACAAACGCCCCTTTCGTCTTGAAAAACATGTGGCCCGCCTGGAAAATTCCGCCCGCCATATCGGACTTGGGCTCAAGCATTCCAACAAAGAAATCTGCGGCATTGTCCTGCGGACCATAGAAAAAAATCCCCACCACAAAGAGGAAAATATCCGTATTGTCTACACCGGCGGCATCAGCAGTGACGGTGTCAGTCCCCAGGGCAACGGCGTTCTTATGGTCATGGCCACGTCCAAACACGAACTGCCGGAGTGGTGGTACACCAGGGGCACCAAGGTGATCACCGTGGACATGGAGCGATTTATCCCCGAAGCCAAGAGTACCAACTATCTGTCAGCTGTGTTTGCCCAGCAAAAGGCCCACAGCCTTGGTGCCGTTGAAGCCATCTACAAAGACAAGGACAACCGGCTGCTGGAAGGCACCACCACCAATTTTTTCGCGTTCAAAAACAACACCCTGATCACCCCGCCCGGCGGTATTCTGCCCGGCATAACCCGGGATGCGGTGCTGGAAATTATAGAAAAAAAATATGACATTGTCCTGGATTTCCTCCCCCATGAAGACCTGACCGACGTGGATGAAATGTTTCTTACGGCATCCAACAAAGAGATCGTGCCCATCATCCAGGTGGACGATACAGTTATCGCCGACGGCAGGCCCGGTGAAAAAACCCTTGCCCTGATGGCGGAGTGGAAAGCCTACACAACAGCCTATGGTCTTGGAGAGGCAGACTGA
- a CDS encoding SagB/ThcOx family dehydrogenase, with product MKDDRIKNYRYFLKDSIRKTIAFQFTDQNQGVPVPPIEKPYPEGAALIDLPGPDEWHGIPRADLTYAMGNRKSHRVYLEQSLTLEELAYLLWCTQGVRGKRFQGHAYRTVPSAGCRHAFETYLAIFNVDEIDPGVYRYLPLSHQLVFEFRDEMLSEEMIVASLNQPYPGKSAVTFIWAAVPYRMEWRYGLAAHKVIALDAGHVCQNLYLACEAIDAGTCAIAAYDQEKLDELLGLDGDEEFVIYLAPVGKVKKRGG from the coding sequence ATGAAGGATGACAGGATCAAAAATTACCGGTACTTTCTCAAAGATAGTATCCGTAAGACAATCGCTTTCCAATTTACAGATCAAAATCAGGGTGTTCCGGTGCCGCCCATTGAAAAGCCTTACCCCGAGGGTGCAGCCCTCATAGATCTTCCCGGTCCTGATGAGTGGCACGGGATTCCCAGGGCAGATCTCACATATGCCATGGGAAACAGAAAGAGCCACCGGGTTTATCTGGAACAGAGCCTTACTTTGGAGGAGCTGGCATACCTGTTGTGGTGTACCCAGGGTGTCAGGGGGAAAAGATTCCAGGGCCATGCATACAGGACGGTCCCTTCTGCCGGGTGTCGCCATGCCTTTGAAACCTATCTTGCCATTTTCAATGTGGATGAAATTGATCCCGGGGTGTACAGATATTTACCCCTTTCCCACCAGCTTGTCTTTGAATTCAGGGATGAGATGCTGTCAGAAGAGATGATCGTCGCTTCCCTGAACCAGCCTTATCCGGGGAAATCAGCCGTTACGTTCATCTGGGCTGCCGTACCATACAGAATGGAGTGGCGGTACGGGCTGGCAGCTCATAAGGTGATTGCTCTGGATGCCGGCCATGTGTGTCAGAATCTATACCTTGCCTGTGAAGCTATTGATGCCGGAACCTGTGCCATTGCCGCTTATGATCAGGAAAAATTAGATGAACTGCTTGGACTTGATGGTGACGAAGAATTTGTAATATATCTTGCTCCTGTGGGAAAGGTAAAAAAGCGGGGCGGTTGA
- the alr gene encoding alanine racemase, protein MKSPDTPYFLEPQSRVQVDLSAFGHNVRSLKRLIPATTRFCAVVKANAYGHGGIQCAKTALENGSSFLAVVRISEAVAMREAGITAPILLLGEALPEQVSFLAAHGIRASVADIRTARALSAAAQALNTTLKIHIKLDTGMGRLGFLHPGAVIQGPGEEAGILQARGTADLKGLEVEGAYTHFAKADVIDKSHARGQLVRFNEMVAMLADMGIHPEIRHAANSAAVLELPEAHFDMVRPGVAMYGMAPSDEVDITRHSLIPTMSITAKVIYVKAVPKDFSISYGCTHITAAPTVIATVPVGYADGYSRLLSNRGQMLVKGRKAPIVGRVTMDFTMIDVGHIPGVKPGDDVTILGSQGNEQITADDIAGLTGTINYEVTASLTGRMPVSYV, encoded by the coding sequence ATGAAATCCCCTGATACGCCTTACTTTCTTGAACCCCAGAGCCGGGTTCAGGTGGATCTGTCCGCCTTTGGACACAATGTGCGGAGTCTTAAACGCCTGATTCCGGCAACCACCCGGTTTTGTGCCGTGGTCAAGGCCAACGCTTACGGCCATGGCGGCATACAATGTGCAAAAACCGCCCTTGAAAACGGGAGCAGTTTTCTTGCCGTGGTCCGGATCTCGGAAGCCGTGGCCATGAGAGAGGCCGGCATCACCGCGCCCATCCTTCTTTTGGGAGAAGCCCTGCCCGAACAGGTCTCTTTTCTTGCGGCCCACGGCATCCGGGCAAGCGTGGCTGACATCAGGACAGCCAGGGCCCTGTCCGCCGCGGCCCAGGCCTTAAATACCACGCTTAAAATTCACATCAAACTGGATACGGGCATGGGACGCTTAGGATTTCTTCATCCCGGCGCGGTGATACAAGGCCCCGGGGAAGAGGCCGGCATACTTCAGGCCCGGGGTACTGCGGATTTAAAAGGCCTTGAGGTGGAAGGCGCCTACACCCATTTTGCCAAAGCAGACGTAATCGACAAATCCCATGCCCGGGGACAGTTGGTCCGGTTCAATGAGATGGTTGCCATGCTCGCGGACATGGGAATTCACCCTGAAATACGGCACGCAGCAAACTCCGCGGCTGTTCTTGAGTTGCCCGAAGCCCATTTTGACATGGTGCGTCCCGGTGTGGCCATGTACGGAATGGCCCCTTCCGATGAGGTGGACATTACAAGGCATTCGCTTATCCCGACCATGTCCATCACGGCAAAGGTCATTTATGTCAAGGCGGTGCCCAAAGATTTCAGCATCTCCTACGGCTGCACCCATATTACAGCGGCCCCCACGGTCATTGCCACGGTACCCGTCGGGTATGCAGACGGGTACAGCCGTCTTTTGTCCAACCGGGGACAGATGCTGGTCAAAGGCCGGAAAGCCCCCATTGTGGGCCGGGTCACCATGGATTTTACCATGATTGACGTGGGGCACATCCCAGGGGTCAAACCCGGTGACGATGTCACCATCCTGGGCTCCCAGGGCAATGAACAAATAACGGCGGACGACATCGCAGGACTCACCGGGACCATTAATTACGAGGTCACCGCAAGCCTGACCGGGCGGATGCCTGTATCATACGTGTAA
- a CDS encoding sigma-54 dependent transcriptional regulator encodes MFRVLIIDDDPNICLLFETILAKMGCETFTAQRINEAKAISLQNEFDLVLLDLELPDGNGLDIMHDLVNLSSAPEIIIITGTGDARGAEIAFNNGAWDFVQKPFRLDDVTFPIQRALNYRKEKLAARELIILKRSKIIGESPALKKCLDEVGKAASTDAGVLVTGETGTGKELFAKAIHENSKRASKPFVAVDCASLTETLIESTLFGHEKGSFTGAVYQQDGLIVQADGGSLMLDEVGDLSLSIQKALLRTLQERSVRRIGGKKEIDVDIRLISATNLNLDQLVQKNLFRKDFLYRIRAMEIHLPPLRDRVDDIEEIVLKKIHELSNRYNLEPKAVSKELLETLMSNTWPGNIRELLNVLEYTLASAGSDPTLVPKHLPPNYRLSTLTFHTPAVLPESLSLTSEALDSDSDFPSLNTCREQLERNYLIRLLEKADSDRKTACRLSGVSQARLYTLLKKYNLPGFGSYQ; translated from the coding sequence ATGTTTCGTGTATTGATTATTGATGATGACCCCAATATCTGCCTGCTGTTTGAAACCATCCTTGCAAAGATGGGTTGTGAGACATTTACCGCACAAAGAATAAATGAAGCAAAGGCAATAAGTCTTCAAAATGAATTTGACCTGGTTTTACTTGATCTTGAACTGCCGGACGGCAATGGCCTTGATATCATGCACGATCTTGTAAATCTGTCTTCTGCGCCGGAAATAATTATCATTACCGGCACAGGCGATGCCCGGGGCGCTGAGATTGCATTTAACAACGGGGCCTGGGATTTTGTACAAAAACCATTTCGTCTTGACGATGTCACGTTTCCCATTCAAAGGGCCCTGAATTACCGGAAGGAAAAACTTGCGGCCCGGGAACTCATCATTTTGAAGCGATCCAAAATTATCGGGGAGTCCCCTGCTTTAAAAAAATGTCTGGATGAAGTGGGGAAAGCCGCTTCAACCGATGCCGGGGTCCTGGTAACCGGAGAAACAGGGACAGGTAAGGAGTTGTTTGCCAAAGCGATCCATGAGAACAGCAAACGGGCATCAAAACCATTTGTGGCGGTGGACTGCGCCTCTTTGACGGAGACGCTGATTGAAAGCACCCTTTTCGGACATGAGAAAGGCTCTTTTACAGGTGCCGTATACCAACAGGACGGCCTGATTGTCCAGGCAGACGGCGGATCCCTGATGCTCGATGAAGTGGGAGATTTGTCACTGTCAATCCAAAAAGCACTGTTAAGAACGCTCCAGGAAAGATCGGTCCGCCGCATTGGGGGAAAAAAAGAGATAGACGTGGATATTCGTCTGATTTCCGCTACCAATCTCAACCTTGATCAATTGGTTCAAAAAAATCTCTTCAGAAAAGATTTTCTCTACCGGATAAGGGCCATGGAAATTCATCTCCCCCCGTTGCGGGACAGGGTAGACGATATTGAAGAGATTGTTTTAAAAAAGATTCATGAACTTTCAAACAGATATAATCTTGAACCCAAGGCCGTTTCCAAGGAACTGCTTGAAACATTGATGTCAAATACCTGGCCCGGCAATATCCGGGAACTGCTCAACGTCCTGGAGTACACCCTGGCATCGGCCGGAAGCGATCCAACCCTGGTGCCGAAACATCTTCCACCCAACTACAGGCTTTCAACACTGACGTTTCACACCCCTGCGGTTCTTCCGGAATCACTTTCACTAACCAGTGAGGCCCTGGACAGCGATTCCGATTTTCCTTCCCTGAATACCTGCCGGGAACAACTGGAGAGAAACTACCTGATCCGTTTATTGGAAAAAGCCGACAGTGACAGGAAAACGGCCTGCCGGTTATCAGGCGTCTCCCAGGCCAGATTATACACCTTGCTCAAAAAATATAATCTGCCCGGATTTGGTTCCTACCAATAA
- a CDS encoding MBL fold metallo-hydrolase — protein MTVLIINALAVLIVQSVMGQPGKPELKKITESVYAYTGVPMGTPGNIFSTNAGIVIGNDAVLVVDTLTSVKEAEGFAADIRKISDKPIRYVVNTHYHLDHVFGNSLFADMGARIIGHVKCREAIISDGDKILENPAAFGLPADFWEGTRTVAPDTAFERGIIIDLGGITVKLIHTGFASHSAGSIIVHIPSQDVLFSGDILFTDVHPYIADGDLPGWEKNLDFIHAMNVSRIIPGHGPLSSNKDIEDMKAYLPFFDKKAKELCAKEKDVGKLTAAMLEVLPQRGGGDFIVTMNLQLRYLSENRDGQYRKQ, from the coding sequence ATGACCGTACTAATCATTAACGCCTTGGCCGTGCTCATTGTTCAATCCGTTATGGGTCAGCCTGGGAAACCAGAGTTGAAAAAAATAACAGAATCGGTTTATGCATATACAGGCGTGCCTATGGGAACACCGGGTAACATATTTTCCACCAATGCAGGGATAGTGATAGGAAACGATGCCGTACTTGTGGTGGATACGCTGACATCCGTCAAGGAAGCCGAAGGTTTTGCGGCAGATATTCGGAAAATATCGGACAAACCCATAAGGTATGTTGTTAATACGCACTACCATCTTGATCATGTTTTCGGGAACAGTCTTTTTGCCGACATGGGAGCCCGCATTATCGGCCATGTGAAATGCCGTGAAGCCATTATTTCCGACGGGGATAAAATACTTGAGAATCCGGCTGCCTTCGGCCTGCCGGCGGATTTCTGGGAAGGTACCCGCACTGTTGCGCCGGACACGGCCTTCGAACGTGGGATAATTATTGACCTGGGCGGCATTACCGTAAAACTGATTCACACCGGCTTTGCCTCACATTCAGCAGGATCCATAATTGTGCATATACCCTCACAGGATGTCCTTTTTTCCGGGGATATTCTTTTTACCGACGTTCATCCGTATATCGCTGATGGTGATCTGCCCGGATGGGAAAAGAATCTTGATTTTATACATGCAATGAATGTCAGTCGTATTATTCCGGGACACGGCCCCTTATCCTCAAATAAAGACATTGAAGATATGAAGGCTTATCTGCCGTTTTTTGATAAGAAGGCAAAAGAACTGTGTGCTAAAGAAAAAGATGTCGGAAAACTGACTGCGGCCATGCTGGAAGTACTTCCCCAAAGAGGTGGCGGTGATTTCATCGTGACAATGAATCTTCAACTTCGCTATCTGTCGGAAAACAGGGACGGGCAGTACAGGAAACAGTAG
- a CDS encoding enoyl-CoA hydratase-related protein: MPDTPILVHEAENQATVITLNRPEASNSLNRGLLCAIESAVGQISTSREIRCLIITGQGEKTFCAGADLKERRGMDDAQTHRFILKLNAVFTMIRHLPIPVIAAINGAALGGGLELALAADIRIAADHAVMGLPETLLGIIPGGGGTQRLPRLIGEAAAKELIFTGRRVDARQALNLGLVNRVTSIQDLMPQCLDMAGMIVQTAPVAVEMAKYAINLGMQTDLDTGLAIESNAYRVTIPTEDRREALAAFKEKRPPRFQGK, translated from the coding sequence ATGCCAGACACCCCCATTTTGGTCCATGAGGCTGAAAACCAAGCAACAGTTATCACCCTGAACCGGCCCGAAGCCTCCAACAGCCTGAACCGCGGTCTGCTTTGTGCCATTGAGAGCGCTGTCGGACAAATATCGACGTCCCGGGAGATCCGGTGCCTGATCATTACCGGCCAAGGGGAAAAAACCTTTTGCGCCGGGGCCGACCTCAAGGAGAGACGCGGCATGGATGACGCCCAGACACACCGGTTCATATTAAAATTAAATGCCGTGTTTACCATGATCCGGCACCTGCCCATTCCCGTCATTGCCGCCATAAACGGTGCGGCCCTTGGCGGCGGACTGGAACTGGCCCTGGCTGCCGACATACGCATTGCCGCAGACCATGCCGTTATGGGCCTGCCTGAAACCCTGCTTGGAATTATCCCGGGCGGCGGTGGCACCCAGCGCCTGCCAAGGCTCATCGGAGAGGCCGCGGCAAAAGAACTGATATTTACAGGCCGCAGGGTGGATGCCCGGCAGGCTCTGAACCTGGGTCTGGTGAACCGGGTAACCTCGATCCAGGACCTGATGCCCCAGTGCCTTGACATGGCCGGAATGATTGTCCAGACCGCTCCTGTGGCCGTTGAAATGGCCAAATATGCCATTAACCTGGGCATGCAGACCGATCTTGACACAGGCCTTGCCATTGAATCCAATGCCTACCGGGTCACAATTCCCACCGAAGACAGACGGGAAGCCCTGGCCGCTTTCAAAGAAAAAAGGCCTCCCCGGTTTCAAGGGAAATAG
- a CDS encoding PAS domain S-box protein, whose amino-acid sequence MNYVSGKKNKSSSKLSPIDEFATGKKIAGSFRVLAPLYVAFLILILGVFFILIPKGLINIYAGVLIFTILVCIDVTRQILRIEQQNRKVQTERKLDELRFKKAEIELKKSEERYRLLADNATDTIWIVQLSDFKMRYISPSIEYLLGYTPSEFIHLDIKDYMTQPSLEKVPVIISEQLDQDLDPGLDSKRLEAIELELIKKDGTTIWVEITANFLKNDAGEFDRILGISRDISGRKHTDEALQRTTELLREAGRIAKVGGWSIDVESKAIIWSDEMNDIHERQTSSPPMFDGVTGFIAPEWQEKIQNSYYRCVDEGRSLDEEFEIITAQGHRRWVHATGEAVKDDTGKITRITGALQDISERIHADEEKKKLQQHLAQVRKMEAIGVLAGGIAHDFNNILSGVMGFTDLAMHEAKDNETLKRYLDQVSASSLRARDLVRHILTFSRKSDVEKQPVDIKPIIKESLKFIRASLPASIKIQHDLKIEHGRVFGDATQVYQILMGLFTNAGYAMKDKGGVLDVILNRVKLDDTRTGYWRNISAGEFIEIIVSDTGCGIQEKYLDRIFEPFFTTKERGEGTGMGLATVYGIIKEMDGAISVYSEVGAGTTFRVLLPEHSQVQPSEKKVTAVLKEGRGNILVVDDEKIIAEANCELLTMLGYSVTMLTDSIEAIENVKNNPTQYDLVLTDMTMPHMDGFELAKQIKKINPDISIVLVTGFSHGLTEEKCRDAGITNMVMKPMTASELSLTIKKAMNNREL is encoded by the coding sequence TTGAATTACGTTTCTGGTAAAAAAAACAAGTCCAGCTCTAAGCTCAGCCCTATTGATGAATTCGCAACGGGAAAAAAGATAGCCGGTTCATTTAGAGTCCTCGCGCCTTTGTATGTCGCATTCCTAATCTTGATCCTGGGTGTTTTTTTTATTCTCATACCCAAAGGATTGATAAATATTTATGCTGGTGTCCTTATTTTCACAATCCTTGTCTGCATTGACGTCACAAGACAGATTTTACGAATTGAACAGCAGAACAGGAAAGTTCAAACCGAAAGAAAGCTGGATGAACTGCGCTTTAAAAAAGCTGAAATCGAATTAAAAAAGAGCGAGGAAAGATATCGGCTGCTCGCGGACAATGCCACAGATACAATCTGGATTGTGCAGCTGTCCGATTTTAAAATGCGCTATATCAGTCCGTCCATCGAATATCTTCTGGGATATACCCCTTCCGAGTTTATTCATCTGGATATCAAAGATTATATGACTCAGCCCTCATTGGAAAAAGTTCCTGTAATCATATCAGAACAGCTTGATCAGGACCTTGACCCCGGCCTGGATTCAAAACGGCTGGAGGCAATAGAGCTGGAGCTGATTAAAAAAGACGGAACGACCATCTGGGTTGAGATCACAGCCAATTTCCTGAAGAATGATGCAGGAGAATTTGACAGAATACTTGGAATTTCCAGGGATATATCGGGTCGTAAACACACTGACGAAGCGTTGCAGAGAACCACGGAACTGCTGCGGGAGGCTGGCCGAATTGCAAAAGTCGGTGGATGGAGCATTGATGTTGAAAGCAAGGCAATAATATGGTCGGATGAAATGAATGACATCCACGAAAGACAGACATCTTCCCCTCCGATGTTTGATGGAGTGACCGGTTTTATCGCCCCTGAATGGCAGGAGAAAATTCAGAACTCATACTACCGTTGTGTTGATGAAGGCCGAAGCCTTGATGAAGAGTTCGAAATTATCACAGCCCAGGGACACCGCCGCTGGGTCCATGCCACCGGAGAGGCTGTAAAGGATGATACAGGAAAAATCACCCGCATCACAGGCGCGCTTCAGGATATTTCAGAGCGGATACATGCGGATGAAGAGAAAAAAAAGCTCCAGCAGCACCTTGCCCAGGTTAGAAAAATGGAAGCCATCGGGGTCCTGGCCGGCGGTATTGCCCATGATTTTAACAATATCCTTTCGGGTGTGATGGGGTTTACCGATCTTGCAATGCATGAAGCAAAAGACAATGAAACTTTGAAAAGATATCTGGACCAGGTTTCAGCGTCCAGCCTCAGGGCCAGGGATCTTGTAAGACATATCCTGACATTCAGCAGAAAATCAGATGTTGAGAAGCAGCCCGTCGACATTAAACCGATTATTAAAGAATCATTAAAGTTTATACGTGCCTCCCTGCCGGCCAGTATTAAAATTCAACATGATTTAAAGATTGAGCATGGCCGGGTATTTGGCGATGCCACCCAGGTGTATCAAATTCTTATGGGCCTTTTCACCAATGCCGGCTACGCAATGAAAGATAAAGGCGGGGTGCTTGATGTTATCCTGAATCGTGTTAAACTTGATGACACCCGGACTGGATACTGGAGAAACATATCTGCGGGGGAATTTATAGAAATCATCGTATCAGATACCGGATGCGGCATCCAAGAGAAATATCTTGACCGGATCTTCGAACCTTTTTTCACGACCAAAGAGCGTGGGGAAGGGACCGGGATGGGTCTGGCTACAGTATATGGGATCATCAAGGAGATGGATGGCGCCATATCGGTTTACAGTGAAGTCGGGGCTGGGACAACCTTCAGAGTTCTGTTACCGGAGCACAGCCAGGTCCAGCCATCTGAAAAAAAAGTTACCGCTGTTTTAAAAGAAGGCCGGGGCAATATCCTGGTTGTTGATGATGAAAAGATTATTGCAGAAGCCAATTGTGAACTGCTGACTATGCTGGGTTATTCAGTGACAATGCTTACGGACAGTATTGAGGCCATTGAAAATGTGAAAAACAACCCGACACAGTATGATCTGGTTCTGACCGATATGACAATGCCCCATATGGATGGCTTTGAGCTTGCAAAGCAGATAAAAAAGATCAACCCGGATATTTCCATTGTTTTGGTCACAGGTTTCAGCCATGGGTTAACGGAAGAAAAATGCCGGGATGCCGGGATAACAAACATGGTGATGAAACCCATGACAGCCAGCGAACTGTCATTAACCATTAAAAAAGCGATGAATAACAGAGAATTATAA
- a CDS encoding CapA family protein yields the protein MPDTEHFNFRSGSWSEDTGAGDTATLVIAGDWAPIRAFAPLIESDPQAIYGDVLPVLQNADLTLVNLEAPLSDIGREACKSGTVFKGNPSHIKGLTAVPFSAVTLGNNHTFDFGVEAFRQTTGLLDRHSIAHTGAGMTREEAEAPLVLETRGIRIAIVNISEGEDLWAAGPGPGVAGWDIEGACARITKLKKESPRAAHAVIAVVHCGLEYIPFAPEYATNAFRKLADAGSDAVIGHHPHVPQGLFFHGKTPVCCSLGNFVFYQPANLFWRKIGYLVRLHISKKGLAGLDIEPYRIHNRGVQMLAGPDREYFFKRFKEISEPLSTPQGSRLAWQGFLDYYGVGGLKNEVHMILNKLDDTPGKGAAMFRNRLTTAQHFHHWKDLLTRIMQEEMGQSPAWARDLAREWLNRPVAHG from the coding sequence ATGCCGGATACAGAACATTTTAACTTCCGGAGCGGCTCCTGGTCCGAAGATACCGGGGCCGGAGATACCGCCACCCTGGTCATTGCCGGGGACTGGGCGCCCATCCGGGCCTTTGCCCCGTTGATTGAATCTGATCCCCAGGCCATTTACGGCGATGTTCTTCCGGTCCTGCAAAATGCCGATTTAACCCTTGTGAACCTGGAGGCCCCGTTAAGTGACATCGGCCGGGAAGCTTGTAAAAGCGGCACTGTGTTCAAAGGCAATCCCAGCCATATAAAAGGCCTGACCGCAGTACCTTTTTCCGCCGTCACCCTGGGCAACAACCACACCTTTGATTTTGGGGTGGAGGCGTTCCGGCAGACCACCGGACTCCTGGACCGCCACAGCATAGCCCACACAGGGGCCGGCATGACCCGGGAAGAGGCCGAGGCACCCCTGGTCTTGGAAACAAGAGGCATTCGCATCGCCATTGTCAACATCAGCGAAGGTGAAGATCTATGGGCCGCCGGGCCAGGGCCGGGCGTGGCCGGATGGGACATTGAAGGGGCCTGTGCCCGCATCACAAAGTTAAAAAAAGAGAGTCCCCGGGCGGCCCATGCCGTAATCGCCGTGGTCCATTGCGGCCTGGAATACATTCCCTTTGCACCTGAATATGCGACCAACGCCTTCAGGAAACTGGCGGATGCCGGTTCAGATGCCGTCATAGGGCACCACCCCCATGTGCCCCAGGGTCTATTCTTCCATGGGAAGACGCCGGTGTGCTGCAGCTTGGGCAATTTTGTCTTCTATCAGCCTGCAAATTTGTTCTGGCGAAAAATAGGATATCTGGTGCGCCTGCACATCAGCAAAAAAGGACTTGCCGGACTGGATATCGAGCCCTACCGGATTCATAACCGGGGCGTTCAAATGCTTGCAGGCCCGGACCGGGAGTATTTTTTCAAGCGGTTTAAGGAAATCAGCGAACCACTATCCACCCCCCAGGGCAGCAGACTGGCCTGGCAGGGTTTTCTGGATTACTACGGGGTGGGCGGACTCAAAAACGAAGTCCATATGATTCTCAACAAACTGGACGACACACCTGGAAAAGGTGCGGCCATGTTCAGAAACCGGCTGACCACGGCCCAGCATTTTCACCACTGGAAAGATCTGCTCACCCGTATAATGCAGGAAGAGATGGGACAAAGCCCGGCCTGGGCCCGTGATCTGGCCCGGGAGTGGCTGAATAGGCCGGTTGCACATGGGTGA